In bacterium, the following are encoded in one genomic region:
- a CDS encoding ornithine cyclodeaminase, translated as MPLLLSRKDVEAVLSMDACLAAVETAFSELARGNADMPQRTVISVPGHKGLFLGMPAHIGGDDEVLGLKVVTVYPDNPGKGLPTIFGTLLLCDPTSGRTIAIMDAGYLTAVRTGAASGVATRYLAREDSKVCTIFGAGGQARKQLEAVHLVRPLEKIYVLDTVTGTRDAFVSEMGALLGVAIEAAEDAEAAVKAADIVVTASSSPVPVFDGDWLRPGTHVNNIGSHSPGARELDTRTIVRAKFVADLKEANLAEAGDILIPIAEGAVTEEHIHASLGEIVVGAKPGRENDEEITVFKSCGLAIQDVSSARVVYAAARAAGVGQDVEL; from the coding sequence ATGCCCCTGCTGCTATCCCGCAAAGACGTCGAAGCCGTGCTGTCGATGGACGCCTGCCTGGCCGCGGTGGAGACGGCCTTCAGCGAGCTGGCCCGCGGCAACGCCGACATGCCCCAGCGAACGGTCATCTCGGTGCCCGGGCACAAGGGCCTGTTCCTGGGCATGCCCGCCCACATCGGCGGCGACGACGAGGTGCTCGGCCTGAAGGTCGTGACCGTCTATCCCGACAATCCGGGCAAGGGCTTGCCGACCATCTTCGGCACCCTGCTGCTCTGCGATCCGACCTCGGGCCGGACGATCGCCATCATGGATGCCGGCTACCTCACCGCCGTGCGCACCGGCGCCGCCAGCGGCGTGGCCACCCGGTACCTGGCCCGGGAGGACAGCAAGGTCTGCACGATCTTCGGCGCGGGGGGGCAGGCCCGCAAGCAGCTCGAGGCCGTGCACCTGGTGCGGCCCCTGGAGAAGATCTACGTGCTGGACACGGTGACCGGCACCCGCGACGCCTTCGTGTCCGAGATGGGGGCCCTGCTCGGCGTGGCGATCGAGGCCGCCGAGGACGCCGAGGCCGCGGTCAAGGCGGCGGACATCGTCGTCACCGCCAGCAGCTCCCCCGTGCCTGTCTTCGACGGCGACTGGCTGCGTCCCGGCACCCACGTCAACAACATCGGCTCCCATTCGCCGGGCGCCCGCGAGCTGGACACCCGGACCATCGTCCGCGCCAAGTTCGTGGCCGACCTGAAAGAGGCCAATCTCGCCGAGGCCGGCGACATCCTGATTCCCATCGCCGAGGGCGCCGTCACCGAGGAACACATCCACGCCAGCCTGGGCGAGATCGTCGTCGGTGCGAAGCCCGGCCGCGAGAACGACGAGGAGATCACCGTCTTCAAGTCCTGCGGCCTGGCGATCCAGGACGTGTCCTCGGCGCGGGTGGTCTACGCGGCCGCCCGGGCTGCGGGCGTGGGGCAGGACGTGGAACTCTGA